The Flavobacterium jumunjinense genome includes a region encoding these proteins:
- a CDS encoding Sec-independent protein translocase subunit TatA/TatB, with protein sequence MFGIGFSEIFFILVAILMLFGSKEIPQMAKFMGKTMAQLKNATNEIKSEISKSAQDTGLDVNSLTNGISEEISKAKEGITNAVNPLKDVATDIQNPIKEVKEDIENLTGPIKRQM encoded by the coding sequence ATGTTTGGTATCGGTTTTTCAGAGATTTTTTTTATACTCGTAGCCATTTTAATGTTGTTTGGGTCGAAAGAGATTCCGCAAATGGCAAAGTTCATGGGTAAAACCATGGCTCAATTAAAGAATGCTACAAATGAGATTAAAAGCGAGATTAGTAAAAGTGCACAAGACACTGGACTAGACGTGAATTCACTTACCAATGGTATTTCTGAAGAAATTAGTAAAGCAAAAGAAGGAATTACAAATGCAGTAAACCCTTTAAAAGATGTAGCTACAGATATTCAAAATCCAATTAAGGAAGTAAAAGAGGATATTGAAAATTTAACAGGGCCAATTAAAAGACAAATGTAA
- a CDS encoding M1 family metallopeptidase, with protein MKKRILFSSVLILATSFFAVAQNEKTEDKKKESGHYNENKFRQMYDLMATPNMFRTASGAPGPAYYQQKADYKMNLELDDKNQKLYGSETITYYNNSPEPLEYLWVQLDQNMRAADSKTPLVDNQRMDLALPPDKFAKKFLEASFAGGFNIEQVKDKSGKDMSYTINQTMMRINLDKPLQPKGKITFSIKWWYNINNYQVDGGRSGYELFDDGNRLYVIAQFFPRMAVYSDVEGWQNMQFWGRGEFALVFGDYDVSITVPSDHIMEATGVHQNRKDVFTAEQMKRWALAENTFDKPVVIVTQAEAEAAEKGFSEKKSTWRFKAENVRDFGFSTSRKFMLDAMAVQLETNKPMAISMYPKEANPLWGDFSTKAVAQTLKTYSKHTFDYPYPKAVSVSAEDQGMEYPMICWNFGRPDKDGKYSDRIKYGMLGVVIHEVGHNFFPMIVNSDERQWTWMDEGLNTFLEYLTELEFDPNFPTDRGPADKIVPYMKGNQMYLEPIMSNSENIYNFGANAYGKPATGLNILRETIMGRELFDHAFKTYAQRWKFKHPTPEDFFRTMEDASAVDLDWFWRGWFYSTDYVDLGIKEVKQYYVSLVPTQEVKDFVAKRGRFIKDMGPFIYLVDEHHKEFDSATKKALETKDVQILDEYVSKNYSTEERKALKDPKYFYEVEFEKPGGLMMPIIVELQFEDGTTETHTFPVQIWRKNNETAKRVFATDKKIVKIQLDPKLETADIDTSNNVWPAEAVISKFDELEKK; from the coding sequence ATGAAAAAGAGAATTCTATTTTCTTCAGTTTTAATACTAGCGACTTCATTTTTTGCTGTGGCTCAAAATGAAAAAACTGAAGATAAGAAAAAAGAATCAGGACATTATAACGAAAATAAATTTCGTCAGATGTATGATTTAATGGCAACGCCTAACATGTTTAGAACCGCATCTGGAGCACCAGGGCCAGCTTACTATCAGCAAAAAGCAGATTATAAGATGAATTTGGAACTAGATGACAAGAATCAAAAATTATACGGTTCTGAAACAATTACTTACTATAATAATTCTCCAGAACCTTTAGAATATCTTTGGGTGCAGTTAGATCAAAATATGCGTGCTGCTGACTCAAAAACACCTTTGGTAGATAACCAAAGAATGGATTTGGCATTGCCACCAGATAAATTTGCTAAGAAATTTTTGGAAGCTTCCTTTGCAGGTGGATTCAATATCGAACAAGTAAAAGATAAGTCAGGTAAAGACATGAGTTATACCATCAATCAAACAATGATGCGTATTAATCTAGATAAACCATTACAACCAAAAGGGAAAATCACTTTTTCTATAAAATGGTGGTATAATATTAATAACTATCAAGTTGACGGTGGTCGTTCTGGGTATGAATTATTCGATGACGGAAATCGTTTGTATGTAATAGCTCAGTTTTTTCCAAGAATGGCTGTTTATAGCGATGTGGAAGGATGGCAAAATATGCAATTTTGGGGTAGAGGAGAGTTTGCTTTAGTTTTTGGTGATTATGATGTTAGTATTACTGTGCCTTCAGATCATATTATGGAAGCAACAGGAGTACACCAAAACAGAAAAGACGTTTTTACTGCAGAACAAATGAAAAGATGGGCTTTAGCAGAAAACACATTCGATAAACCAGTTGTAATTGTAACTCAAGCAGAAGCAGAAGCAGCTGAAAAAGGTTTTTCAGAAAAGAAAAGTACTTGGCGATTTAAAGCAGAAAACGTTCGTGATTTCGGTTTTTCAACATCAAGAAAGTTTATGTTAGATGCAATGGCGGTTCAGTTAGAAACCAATAAGCCAATGGCTATTTCAATGTATCCTAAAGAAGCAAATCCTTTATGGGGCGATTTTTCTACGAAAGCTGTAGCACAGACATTAAAAACATATTCAAAACATACTTTTGATTATCCTTATCCTAAAGCGGTATCTGTTTCAGCAGAAGATCAAGGAATGGAATATCCTATGATTTGTTGGAATTTTGGTCGTCCAGATAAAGATGGAAAATATTCTGATAGAATAAAATATGGAATGCTAGGTGTTGTTATTCATGAAGTTGGTCATAACTTCTTTCCTATGATTGTAAATTCCGACGAGAGACAATGGACTTGGATGGATGAAGGTTTGAATACTTTTTTAGAGTATTTAACGGAACTAGAGTTTGATCCAAATTTCCCAACAGATAGAGGGCCAGCGGATAAAATTGTACCTTATATGAAAGGGAATCAAATGTATCTTGAACCAATCATGTCAAACTCAGAAAATATTTATAATTTCGGAGCTAATGCTTATGGAAAACCTGCTACAGGATTGAATATCCTACGTGAAACAATTATGGGAAGAGAATTGTTTGATCATGCATTTAAAACGTATGCACAAAGATGGAAATTTAAACATCCAACGCCAGAAGATTTCTTTAGAACAATGGAAGATGCTTCAGCTGTAGATTTAGATTGGTTTTGGAGAGGTTGGTTTTATTCAACAGATTATGTTGATTTAGGAATTAAAGAAGTGAAACAATACTATGTTTCTTTAGTACCAACTCAAGAAGTGAAAGATTTTGTTGCTAAAAGAGGAAGATTCATAAAGGATATGGGACCATTTATTTATTTAGTAGATGAACATCATAAAGAATTTGATTCAGCGACTAAAAAAGCACTTGAAACTAAAGATGTTCAAATTTTAGACGAATATGTTTCTAAAAACTACTCAACAGAAGAAAGAAAAGCATTAAAAGATCCTAAATATTTTTACGAAGTAGAGTTCGAAAAACCAGGAGGATTAATGATGCCTATTATTGTGGAGCTTCAATTTGAAGATGGAACAACTGAAACGCATACTTTTCCTGTTCAAATTTGGAGAAAAAATAATGAAACAGCTAAAAGAGTTTTTGCAACGGATAAGAAAATTGTAAAAATTCAATTAGATCCAAAATTAGAAACAGCAGATATTGATACGTCAAACAATGTTTGGCCTGCAGAAGCTGTAATCTCTAAATTTGATGAATTAGAGAAAAAATAA
- a CDS encoding phosphatase PAP2 family protein, which yields MLEKLITLDKELLIFLNGLGSEQYDAFWLLITKQLNWIPYFVILLFILQKRIGWKNLGIALLSIALLITFTDQITNLFKYNFARLRPCNDLDTKDIIRIVKHSDTFSFFSGHASNSMATMTFVFLILRKYYKYAFVVFLFPLVFAYSRIYLGLHFPLDILTGYLFGIFSGTIFYKFYIIVLRKYFSQNL from the coding sequence ATTTTGGAAAAACTTATTACGCTAGACAAAGAATTATTAATATTTCTTAACGGATTAGGTTCCGAACAATACGATGCCTTTTGGTTATTGATTACAAAACAACTCAATTGGATTCCATATTTTGTTATTTTATTATTCATTCTTCAAAAAAGAATAGGATGGAAAAATTTAGGAATAGCATTGTTATCTATAGCTTTGTTGATCACTTTTACAGATCAAATTACGAATCTTTTTAAATATAATTTTGCAAGATTAAGACCTTGTAATGATTTGGATACAAAAGATATAATAAGAATAGTTAAACATAGTGATACTTTTAGCTTCTTTTCAGGGCACGCATCTAATTCTATGGCTACAATGACTTTTGTTTTTCTTATCTTGAGAAAATATTATAAGTATGCTTTTGTAGTTTTTCTTTTTCCTTTAGTATTTGCTTATAGTAGAATATATTTAGGATTACATTTTCCACTGGATATTTTAACTGGATACTTATTTGGGATTTTTTCAGGAACTATTTTTTATAAATTTTATATAATAGTTCTGAGAAAGTATTTTTCTCAGAACCTATAA
- a CDS encoding O-methyltransferase, which translates to MHFISEDLEDYVANHSQNEPELLAKLNKETYQKILQPRMLSGHFQGRVLSMLSKIINPENILEIGTYTGYATLCLAEGMAKNGSIDTIDLNEELFDFQKKYFDLSEWRNQIVQHLGSGIDIIPTLNKKYDLVFIDADKENYINYFHLIVPIMNKGGIILSDNVLWSGKVVEELDPKDTSTKILLEYNQLLNNDTRVETVLLPIRDGLTVSRVL; encoded by the coding sequence ATGCATTTTATCTCTGAAGATTTGGAAGATTATGTAGCTAATCATAGTCAAAATGAACCAGAATTATTAGCAAAATTAAACAAAGAAACCTATCAGAAAATTTTACAACCAAGAATGCTTAGTGGGCATTTTCAAGGTAGAGTTTTGAGTATGTTATCTAAAATCATCAATCCTGAGAACATCTTAGAAATTGGCACCTATACGGGCTACGCTACCTTATGTTTAGCTGAAGGAATGGCTAAAAATGGCTCAATTGACACCATAGACCTTAACGAAGAACTTTTCGATTTTCAGAAAAAATATTTTGATTTATCTGAATGGAGAAACCAGATTGTGCAACATCTTGGTAGCGGAATAGATATTATCCCTACCTTAAATAAAAAATATGATTTAGTTTTTATTGATGCTGATAAAGAAAACTATATTAACTATTTCCATTTAATTGTTCCAATAATGAATAAAGGAGGAATTATACTTTCTGATAATGTATTATGGAGCGGAAAAGTAGTAGAAGAACTTGATCCAAAAGATACAAGTACGAAAATACTACTTGAGTACAACCAACTTCTAAACAACGATACTAGAGTTGAAACTGTTTTACTTCCTATTCGAGATGGATTAACAGTGAGCCGAGTACTTTAA